CCAACACGCCAAAGGTATTGAGAATACTGAAGGGCAGTTTATCTTTGCGCTCAATGCCACAAGCAGAGACGAGCAGAAACCGCTTTAAATCCTGGGGAGCAGCATCCACCAGATTTTGCCCCCCCACGGCATCCACCTTTTCAGGGCTGTTATCCGCTTGCGCTCGACAATAGCTCGGCTTGGCATATCGCTTAAACCATTCCCACCGAGTTGAAACTTCTCGAAATTCCCACCGGGCTGAGGGAAAGGCAGTGCTGCCAGTGCAGGAAATAATATGGGTCACACCGGGCATCGCTGCTGGTAATGTGTCGGCCTTTCGGGTATCGCCCACCACAATCTCAACTTGATCGGCAAACATCTGTCGGGCTTTGTCGGCATTGCGGGCAAGAATGCGCACCTTGATGTTTTGGGCGAGGAGCTCTCCCACCGTCAATTGCCCCACCCCCCCTGTGGCTCCTACCACTAAGACCAGATCAGACTCAGGATTTAATTCACCAGAATGGGACATAGGTTCGCGCCCAACCACTCAAGACGTCCCCTTCAGCATACCCTTGAGCTGCTCTCCCAGAGCTGATTTAGGCGACCAAGTCCGGGAACACTTGCTGGACTGCAGGGTGAACCAAACGGTGTTGGTATACATTCAATCCCTTCTGCAAGGCTACGTCTTGTTCTAGGGCCTTTAAGCCCTGGTTGGCAAGTTTGGCCACAAATGGGAACGTACTATGATTCAAGGCTTGGGTCGCCGTCCATGGCACTGCCCCCGGCATATTGGGAACCCCATAATGGAGGACACCCTCGGCTTCATAGACTGGATCAGTATGGGAGGTGGTGTGTAGGGTTTCGATGCAGCCCCCCTGATCCACGGCGACATCCACAATCACCGAACCTGCAACCATTTTCTGAACTAATCCACGAGACACCAGGATGGGTGCCCGCTTGCCGGGTACAAGGACTGCACCAACCAATAGATCCGCCGTGGGTAATACCTGTTCTAGATGCCGAGAATTGCTGTACAGCAGCTCTATCCGAGAGCCAAACAGGGTCTCAAGATAAGAAAGCCGCTCCACATTAATATCCAAAATGGTCACATGAGCCCCCATGCCCACAGCGATGCGAGCCGCTTCTGTGCCCACCACGCCTCCACCAAGAATGACAACTTTGCCGGGTTTAACTCCTGGAATTCCCCCTAGCAAAACACCTCGTCCGCCTTGCTGTCGCTCAAGAAAGTGAGCCCCAAACTGGATGGAGAGACGACCCGCGATCACACTCATGGGCGTCAGTAAAGGCAAAGAAATGCGATCTGGCAAGGTCACTTCTACAGTTTCATAGGCGATGGCACTCACGTTGGCCTTCATTAACTGCTCGGTTAATGTGCGATTCGCGGCCAAATGCAGATAGGTAAACAGAAGTTGTCCTGACTGCAGTAAGCCATACTCTGCGGGTAAGGGTTCTTTTACCTTGACCACTAACTCACGGTTCCAAGCCTGATCGGCTGTGGCCACTATTTTGGCCCCAGCCTGCAGATAGTCACTATCTGGAAAGCCAGCACCGATGCCAGCCTGCGTTTCGACAAAGACTGAGTGACCTTGCTGTCCTAAAGATTGAACACTAGCAGGACTCAAACCAACGCGAAATTCTTGATCCTTAATTTCCTTCGGTAAACCGACTTCCATACCCCACCTCGCTAACCGCCTATTTACACGGTAGACGATGCAACTGGGAAAAACAGTTGTTTAAACACCGAGAAACGCGAACAATCCCAATAGTCAATATGGCTACAGACTAAACCGGCTTCGTTGAGCTTCAGTTCGCTGCGGCCCGTAATCGCCATCTGGGGTTTCCAGGGGAATGGTGCCTGCCAATATAGGGTCCAGCGGGTGAGAATTTCGTTGTCTTGCTGATCAATGCCATGAACTTCCATGCGGGTATTGATAAACCACTTCTGGATAAAGCCAATCATTTCCTGATACTTGGCAACGCCGCGAAACTGGTTGAGGGGATCTTTGAAGTAAACATCCTCTGCATATAAGTCAAAAGACTGGTTCTCGGGGAAGCGGTCGTAGTCTGATTGAAGGCGCTCCAGAATGGTCATGGTTGTCACAAATATCTGTATTCGAACCGTAACTTATATTCGATAGGCTTGGGCAAACCGGGGAATACCGGCTAAATCTGGATGAATTTGAATCTGCGTGTACTGGCCTTGGTTCATGAGGAGTGCTTTAACGGCTTCATCTTGACCACACATCATCTCTAGAAGTAAGACACCACCGGGCTGTAGGTATTGGGGTGCGA
The Acaryochloris marina S15 genome window above contains:
- a CDS encoding DUF2358 domain-containing protein gives rise to the protein MTILERLQSDYDRFPENQSFDLYAEDVYFKDPLNQFRGVAKYQEMIGFIQKWFINTRMEVHGIDQQDNEILTRWTLYWQAPFPWKPQMAITGRSELKLNEAGLVCSHIDYWDCSRFSVFKQLFFPVASSTV
- the ald gene encoding alanine dehydrogenase — protein: MEVGLPKEIKDQEFRVGLSPASVQSLGQQGHSVFVETQAGIGAGFPDSDYLQAGAKIVATADQAWNRELVVKVKEPLPAEYGLLQSGQLLFTYLHLAANRTLTEQLMKANVSAIAYETVEVTLPDRISLPLLTPMSVIAGRLSIQFGAHFLERQQGGRGVLLGGIPGVKPGKVVILGGGVVGTEAARIAVGMGAHVTILDINVERLSYLETLFGSRIELLYSNSRHLEQVLPTADLLVGAVLVPGKRAPILVSRGLVQKMVAGSVIVDVAVDQGGCIETLHTTSHTDPVYEAEGVLHYGVPNMPGAVPWTATQALNHSTFPFVAKLANQGLKALEQDVALQKGLNVYQHRLVHPAVQQVFPDLVA
- a CDS encoding SDR family oxidoreductase, translated to MSHSGELNPESDLVLVVGATGGVGQLTVGELLAQNIKVRILARNADKARQMFADQVEIVVGDTRKADTLPAAMPGVTHIISCTGSTAFPSARWEFREVSTRWEWFKRYAKPSYCRAQADNSPEKVDAVGGQNLVDAAPQDLKRFLLVSACGIERKDKLPFSILNTFGVLDAKLVGETALRQSGLPYTIVRPGRLIDGPYTSYDLNTLLKAKTESQLGIVVGTGDQLSGETSRIDLATACVACLQNSHTVGKVFEIMSEGARPSTIDWNTLFSELI